GCAAATCGAGGATCGCCCAGGCGGTGCCGCTAACGTTGCCTTGAACATTGCTGCCTTAGGCGCGCCGGCCTCTTTGGTCGGGGTGACAGGGGAAGATGAGGCGGCCGACAGCCTCGCCAATAGCCTTAAAGGCGCAGGTGTAAATGCGCGTTTCCAACGCATTGCCCATCAGCCGACCATCGTCAAGTTGCGGGTCATGAGCCGTCACCAGCAACTGCTGCGTATCGACTTTGAAGAACCGTTCGCCACTGATGCGCAAGCGCTGAGCACCGATGTTGAAGACATGCTCGACGGTATCAAAGTCATGGTGCTGTCCGACTACGGCAAAGGTGCATTGCAAAACCATCAAGTCCTGATTCAGGCGGCACGGGCGCGAGGTATTCCGGTACTGGCCGATCCCAAAGGCAAGGATTTCTCGATTTATCGCGGCGCCAGTGTGCTTACCCCGAACCTCAGCGAGTTTGAAGCGATTGTTGGTCATTGCACCGACGAGGCTGAACTGGTCGCCAAAGGCGCGCAGTTGATGAGCGAGCTGAACCTAGGAGCGCTGTTGGTCACCCGAGGCGAGCACGGCATGACCCTACTCCGTCCTGATCAGCCCGCCTTGCATTTGCCCGCCCGTGCCCGTGAGGTTTTTGATGTCACCGGGGCTGGCGATACGGTGATCTCTACTCTGGCGGCTGCCATTGCCGCAGGCGAAGAGCTTCCTCACGCTGTTGCACTGGCTAATTTGGCTGCGGGGATTGTGGTCGGCAAGCTAGGTACTGCGGCCATCAGCGCACCGGAATTGCGTCGTGCGATTCAACGCGAAGAGGGATCTGAACGAGGTGTTCTTAGCCTCGAACAACTGCTGCTAGCAATCGATGATGCGCGCGCGCACAAAGAGTCGATCGTTTTCACCAATGGCTGCTTTGACATTCTTCATGCCGGGCATGTGACTTATCTGGAGCAGGCCCGCGCTCAAGGTGATCGCTTGATCGTAGCGGTTAACGATGACGCGTCTGTCAGCCGCTTAAAAGGGCCGGGTAGACCCATCAACAGCGTTGACCGGCGCATGGCCGTATTAGCTGGCTTAGGGGCGGTGGATTGGGTGATCAGCTTCTGCGAGGGAACGCCGGAAAATCTGTTGTCGCAAGTGAAGCCGGACGTATTGGTCAAGGGCGGTGATTACGGTATCGATCAAGTCGTTGGCGCCGAGATTGTTCAAGGGTACGGCGGCACGGTCAAAGTGCTGGGCCTGGTCGCGAACAGCTCAACCACGGCGATCGTCGAGAAAATTCGTAACCAGTGATTTGAAGGGTTATCTGGAGCTAACTTGTGGCGAGGCGGTGTATCAACCGCGTCAGGGCATTCGCCAACACGTTGGCTCCACAGACTATCGGCGCGTAAATTACAAACGCCCGCGGGCGAGTTGCATCAGTTTGCCGGTCAAGCGTTTAAGACCGGTCTTTCTCGGCGGCGGTGTCATGCCTTGCTGCCTTAGCCAGTCCTTCCAGCGAATTCGTTCTTCTCTTACAACCCAGCCCTGTTGCTCTGCAAAGCTTTCTGCCAAGTAAAGTCCGCGGGTTCCTGCCGGTTGCAGCTTGTCGCGCTTGAGCGTGTACAACTCGGCTTTGGGCACGCCGTCTTCTAGCGGCATTAAATACAGGTCCGGCTTGCTGCGGTTCAGACGTGCCACCAGTTCGTCGTTTTCCAAGCTCTCATCGACATGGAACAGGCTAAGCGGCCGTGCATCTTTGGGCACTTCCAGGCGCATGTCATAGATCAATTGCAGTGATGAAGTGGGTAAATGCACGTATGCGCGCGGGCGTTCCATCAGCATCATGTTGCCACAGCGCACTGGTCTTGCAGCCCCGGATAACGGACTTAAGCGAAAGGGTAGGGCCTCACGGTAGTGCAACGCCGAAGCATAGGGCGCCGGCAGCCACGTGTCGCCGAATCGCCCGCTAAGCCAGCCCTGCGGGGTTTCGATCAGGCATTCTTCGGCGACTTCTTGAATGGCGGTGTGTAGGGGCAAATTTAATTCATGGGCGGGCACATAGCCGGAAATTAACTTGAGCACTACGTCGCCACGGTCTTGCCGACGCTGGCGGACCAGCACCCAGTAATCGCGATTTTGCCAATTCAAGGTCAGCCGTACTGAGACCCCAAGATTGGCCAGCTCCACCGAAAATCGATCGGCATCGGGTACGTCGATCTTGCGACGACGCTGCAGTGTCTGGGAGAAATTCAACGGCATGCCGACGCTCTGGTAACTCAAACCTTCAGGTGTGGCATCGACAATTAATGGCAGGGTTTTAAAGTTGCTGGGGTTTTTCCGAATCAACGTTCGCGGCATTGCGGCTCCTTCGTTCGTTGGGGTCGGCTGTCGCCAGACTCAGGTTTTGCCAAGAATCACGGCGGCAGCAATTGCCACGTTATGGGCCAAGTGCAGAGGATTAATCGTTCCGACAATAGCACTGGCGACACCTGGATGTGCAAACAGCAGCTCGAAGCTGGCCCGAACCGGATCAATTCCCGGGCTTAGACAGGCATGCCCGCTGGCCAACGCTTTCTT
The nucleotide sequence above comes from Pseudomonas sp. AB6. Encoded proteins:
- a CDS encoding metal ABC transporter ATPase, producing MPRTLIRKNPSNFKTLPLIVDATPEGLSYQSVGMPLNFSQTLQRRRKIDVPDADRFSVELANLGVSVRLTLNWQNRDYWVLVRQRRQDRGDVVLKLISGYVPAHELNLPLHTAIQEVAEECLIETPQGWLSGRFGDTWLPAPYASALHYREALPFRLSPLSGAARPVRCGNMMLMERPRAYVHLPTSSLQLIYDMRLEVPKDARPLSLFHVDESLENDELVARLNRSKPDLYLMPLEDGVPKAELYTLKRDKLQPAGTRGLYLAESFAEQQGWVVREERIRWKDWLRQQGMTPPPRKTGLKRLTGKLMQLARGRL
- the hldE gene encoding bifunctional D-glycero-beta-D-manno-heptose-7-phosphate kinase/D-glycero-beta-D-manno-heptose 1-phosphate adenylyltransferase HldE — translated: MKLSMPRFDQAPVLVVGDVMLDRYWHGGTSRISPEAPVPVVKVEQIEDRPGGAANVALNIAALGAPASLVGVTGEDEAADSLANSLKGAGVNARFQRIAHQPTIVKLRVMSRHQQLLRIDFEEPFATDAQALSTDVEDMLDGIKVMVLSDYGKGALQNHQVLIQAARARGIPVLADPKGKDFSIYRGASVLTPNLSEFEAIVGHCTDEAELVAKGAQLMSELNLGALLVTRGEHGMTLLRPDQPALHLPARAREVFDVTGAGDTVISTLAAAIAAGEELPHAVALANLAAGIVVGKLGTAAISAPELRRAIQREEGSERGVLSLEQLLLAIDDARAHKESIVFTNGCFDILHAGHVTYLEQARAQGDRLIVAVNDDASVSRLKGPGRPINSVDRRMAVLAGLGAVDWVISFCEGTPENLLSQVKPDVLVKGGDYGIDQVVGAEIVQGYGGTVKVLGLVANSSTTAIVEKIRNQ